The Chryseobacterium indicum genome includes a window with the following:
- a CDS encoding polysaccharide deacetylase family protein: MILFTFNILNIEADCKKQQSVSDEERLKISEDNTKAILRILDIHDVKASFFVEISIAQKLQNLIKAISFQGHEIAFYNKNSTLQEIDDAKKFTQEFLEKQIRGIRQKDNKLPQQDLKLLEFNYVSNIDNANILFPFKRLKRDTQINEEDGLSIVPESISPYSQLPYNDFVFQMLPMEYYQSMVFETLKKDDFVLIYLNSWQFTDFQKYPFDIPFYRRLNSGKKMEDKLDALLSWINEKEMATSRMKDYIF, from the coding sequence ATGATATTGTTCACATTTAATATTCTGAATATTGAAGCCGACTGCAAAAAACAGCAGTCTGTTTCCGATGAAGAAAGGCTGAAAATTTCAGAAGATAATACAAAAGCAATACTTAGAATTTTAGACATTCATGATGTTAAAGCAAGTTTTTTTGTAGAGATTTCGATCGCTCAAAAACTTCAGAATTTAATAAAAGCAATTTCATTCCAAGGGCATGAAATTGCTTTTTATAATAAAAATTCTACCCTTCAGGAAATTGACGATGCTAAAAAATTTACTCAGGAATTTTTAGAAAAACAGATTCGCGGAATTCGTCAGAAAGACAATAAACTTCCACAGCAGGATTTGAAACTGCTGGAATTTAATTACGTTTCAAATATAGATAATGCCAACATTCTTTTTCCTTTTAAACGTCTGAAAAGAGATACGCAAATTAACGAGGAAGACGGATTGAGTATTGTTCCGGAAAGTATTTCTCCTTACAGTCAGCTTCCGTATAACGATTTTGTATTTCAGATGCTTCCGATGGAATATTACCAGAGTATGGTTTTTGAAACCCTGAAAAAAGACGATTTCGTTCTGATCTATCTTAATTCATGGCAGTTTACAGATTTCCAGAAATATCCGTTTGATATTCCCTTTTACAGAAGGCTGAATTCAGGCAAAAAAATGGAGGACAAATTAGATGCCCTCCTCAGTTGGATCAACGAGAAAGAAATGGCTACTTCTCGTATGAAAGATTATATTTTTTAA
- a CDS encoding NAD-dependent epimerase/dehydratase family protein → MKSHTERILITGALGQIGTELTNRLVEIHGAENVVASGLDRWQKGITAAGHYERMDVTNTQLVRQVIKDYDITTVYHLASLLSGTSEKQPIFAWKLNLEPLLHFCEMAKEGLIQKIFWPSSIAVFGKGIPKENVEQDVVLNPTTVYGISKMAGEKWCEYYFDKYGVDVRSIRYPGLISWKTPAGGGTTDYAVEIFYEAIEEGKYTSFISENTGMPMLYMDDAINATLKLMDAPKENLTVRSSYNLGGMSFTPKELAEEIKKEIPEFEIDYKPDFRQAIADSWPASIDDSVAKKDWGLSYDFGISEMTKDMIKNLKVKLNKN, encoded by the coding sequence ATGAAATCCCACACGGAAAGAATACTTATTACAGGTGCTTTAGGGCAAATTGGTACCGAGCTTACGAACAGACTTGTTGAAATTCACGGAGCTGAAAATGTTGTGGCTTCGGGACTCGACAGATGGCAAAAGGGAATTACTGCGGCGGGTCATTACGAAAGGATGGACGTTACGAATACACAATTGGTTAGACAGGTGATCAAAGATTACGATATCACCACCGTTTACCATTTGGCTTCATTATTGTCGGGTACATCAGAAAAGCAGCCCATTTTCGCATGGAAGCTAAATCTTGAGCCCCTGCTTCATTTTTGTGAAATGGCAAAAGAAGGACTTATCCAAAAAATTTTCTGGCCGAGTTCTATCGCTGTTTTCGGAAAGGGAATTCCGAAAGAAAATGTAGAGCAGGATGTGGTTCTAAATCCTACAACGGTTTACGGAATTTCTAAAATGGCAGGTGAAAAATGGTGCGAATATTATTTTGACAAATATGGAGTGGATGTAAGAAGCATCCGTTATCCGGGATTAATTTCATGGAAAACGCCTGCAGGTGGAGGAACAACAGACTACGCTGTTGAGATTTTTTATGAAGCCATTGAAGAAGGAAAATACACAAGTTTCATTTCCGAGAATACAGGAATGCCGATGCTGTATATGGATGATGCCATCAATGCAACTCTGAAATTAATGGATGCTCCGAAAGAAAATCTTACCGTGAGATCTTCATATAATTTGGGCGGAATGTCTTTCACTCCAAAAGAACTGGCGGAAGAAATTAAGAAAGAAATTCCGGAATTTGAGATCGACTATAAACCGGATTTCAGACAGGCGATCGCAGATTCCTGGCCGGCTTCAATTGATGATTCCGTAGCGAAAAAAGACTGGGGATTAAGCTATGATTTCGGGATTTCTGAGATGACTAAAGACATGATTAAGAACTTAAAAGTAAAACTGAATAAAAATTAA
- the ggt gene encoding gamma-glutamyltransferase, with the protein MKKIILSLILISSTISAQYTDITIVKEVKVKNKGVVVSAHPLASEAGAKILKSGGNAYDAIVATQYALAVVYPQAGNIGGGGFLVGVKNNGEKFTLDYRETAPKKASRDMYVDKNGKANTDLSQNGRLAVGIPGSVAGFFATLKYCKLPMEKLIQPAIDLAEKGFAITEQEANLLNNNKQHFQKHNQSSIVFVKDIPWKAGDLLVQKDLAETLKLIQKQGLKGFYEGKTAELLVSEMKKGNGIISSEDLKNYKVAERKALEFDYKGNQVVSMPLPSSGGLLLAQMLKMAAYENLEKYQQNSTQAVQVMVEAERRAYADRAEYMGDPDFIQDKTSYLISDEYLKNRWKSFSFSKATPSAEVGKITKQPKESTETTHISVIDKDGNAAAVTTTLNGLYGSKVVVSGAGFFLNNEMDDFSIKPGVPNMFGAVGGEANSIQPNKRMLSSMTPTIVLKNGKPYMVVGTPGGTTIPTSVYQAIVDVIDFKQNANISVNAPKFHHQWLPEIVAFEKNFPETTIKDLEKLGYKSEKWNQIGRTEMILIDDNGNIHAVADGRGDDSVAVE; encoded by the coding sequence ATGAAAAAGATTATCCTTTCACTTATTTTAATTTCTTCCACAATTTCAGCACAATACACAGATATTACTATTGTGAAGGAGGTAAAAGTTAAAAACAAAGGTGTGGTTGTTTCTGCACATCCACTGGCAAGTGAAGCCGGAGCAAAAATTCTAAAATCGGGAGGAAATGCTTATGATGCTATTGTTGCCACACAATATGCACTTGCCGTTGTATATCCGCAGGCAGGAAATATCGGCGGAGGCGGATTTTTGGTTGGTGTAAAAAATAATGGTGAAAAATTTACGCTCGATTATCGTGAGACTGCGCCCAAAAAAGCAAGCCGCGATATGTACGTCGATAAAAACGGTAAAGCCAATACGGATCTTTCCCAAAACGGAAGATTAGCAGTCGGAATTCCGGGAAGTGTAGCAGGTTTTTTTGCTACTTTAAAATACTGTAAACTTCCGATGGAAAAACTAATTCAGCCTGCCATTGATCTTGCTGAAAAAGGCTTTGCGATTACCGAACAGGAAGCTAATTTACTGAATAACAATAAGCAGCATTTCCAGAAGCACAATCAGTCTTCCATTGTTTTTGTTAAAGATATTCCCTGGAAAGCCGGAGATCTTTTAGTTCAGAAGGATTTGGCTGAAACGTTAAAGTTGATTCAGAAACAAGGTTTGAAAGGCTTTTATGAAGGAAAAACAGCGGAACTTCTGGTTTCTGAAATGAAAAAAGGAAACGGAATTATTAGTTCGGAAGATCTTAAAAATTATAAAGTTGCCGAAAGAAAAGCACTTGAATTTGATTACAAAGGAAATCAGGTGGTTTCTATGCCTTTGCCTTCGAGCGGCGGACTTCTTCTTGCGCAAATGCTGAAAATGGCAGCTTACGAAAATCTGGAAAAATATCAGCAAAATTCTACACAGGCTGTTCAGGTGATGGTGGAAGCCGAAAGAAGAGCATATGCAGACAGAGCGGAATATATGGGCGATCCGGATTTTATTCAGGATAAAACATCTTATCTGATTTCTGACGAATATCTAAAAAACCGCTGGAAAAGTTTCAGTTTCAGCAAAGCAACTCCGAGTGCTGAAGTGGGAAAAATAACTAAACAACCGAAAGAATCTACAGAAACGACTCATATTTCCGTTATTGATAAGGATGGAAATGCAGCGGCTGTTACGACTACTTTAAACGGTTTATACGGAAGTAAAGTTGTTGTTTCGGGAGCGGGATTTTTCTTAAATAATGAAATGGATGATTTTTCCATAAAACCGGGTGTGCCAAATATGTTTGGAGCGGTTGGCGGAGAGGCGAATTCCATTCAGCCGAATAAAAGGATGCTTTCCTCGATGACACCAACCATTGTTCTGAAAAACGGAAAACCTTATATGGTAGTGGGAACTCCGGGAGGAACTACTATTCCGACTTCTGTTTATCAGGCTATCGTTGATGTTATTGATTTTAAGCAGAATGCAAATATTTCTGTAAATGCTCCGAAATTTCATCATCAGTGGCTTCCTGAAATCGTTGCTTTCGAAAAGAATTTTCCTGAAACCACGATTAAAGATCTGGAAAAATTAGGATACAAATCTGAAAAATGGAACCAGATCGGGAGAACAGAAATGATACTGATTGATGACAACGGAAATATTCATGCGGTTGCGGATGGTCGTGGTGACGATTCTGTTGCAGTGGAATAA